A window of the Bombina bombina isolate aBomBom1 chromosome 3, aBomBom1.pri, whole genome shotgun sequence genome harbors these coding sequences:
- the CLDN34 gene encoding claudin-34 — protein MPYLANTANLQLAGFAIVTMGWVLGCISTGLVQWRVWHVENTTIITSGIAWIGIWRACFFSQTLVSTNLRTMYCHEFSAMDSFLPYEIFFAQGLMVTAIILGAAGKALCMFALKNVYQNSSNLSLTTRCFTIGGILDLIAGLCIIIPVAWNLHSVVNNFSISFPSTYYMPTKPEKQEIGAALPVGIVAAILFFISGCCLLCYKLPRGPDSKIFPYPSEDSLFSDRWSVVSYDRSSAISNAFTKPSAHPIINCDGIKNEAFELDERL, from the coding sequence ATGCCCTATCTGGCTAACACAGCTAATCTTCAGCTGGCTGGATTTGCTATTGTGACCATGGGCTGGGTTTTAGGTTGTATTTCAACTGGACTTGTGCAATGGAGAGTGTGGCACGTGGAAAATACCACTATCATTACCTCTGGCATTGCTTGGATAGGCATCTGGAGAGCTTGCTTCTTTAGTCAAACCCTAGTATCCACAAACCTACGGACAATGTACTGTCACGAATTCAGTGCAATGGATTCTTTTCTACCATATGAGATATTTTTTGCTCAAGGTCTAATGGTGACAGCTATCATTCTTGGGGCGGCAGGAAAAGCTTTGTGTATGTTTGCGCTGAAAAACGTATAtcaaaattcatctaatttatcatTGACGACGCGTTGTTTCACCATTGGGGGAATTTTAGACTTGATTGCTGGCCTATGCATTATAATTCCAGTGGCTTGGAATTTACATTCAGTTGTAAACAATTTCAGCATCTCCTTCCCAAGCACATACTACATGCCAACTAAACCAGAAAAACAAGAAATTGGAGCGGCACTTCCAGTTGGTATTGTAGCTGCAATTCTATTTTTCATAAGTGGATGCTGTTTACTTTGTTATAAGTTGCCACGGGGTCCTGACTCAAAAATATTTCCATACCCCTCAGAGGATTCCCTTTTCTCTGACCGATGGAGTGTAGTTTCATATGATCGATCAAGCGCAATAAGCAATGCATTTACAAAACCTTCAGCACATCCAATAATTAACTGTGATGGAATTAAAAATGAAGCCTTTGAACTAGATGAAAGACTAtag